The stretch of DNA GGATGGTTCATTGTGGTCGTGAATAGCGATAAATATTTCTGTGACAAGGAGGCGGTTTTTTTGCGGCACGATCGTGCGGGATCGTGGTGTGAATTTTGAGAGACTCTCTGCCGCCAAAATGGCAGTGTGTGGCACATTTTGGAATGAGAGAgaatattacaaaattaatggaaCAATGAAGCTCAACAAGAAATAAAGTGGCTCTGAACATCCATTTAGATGCCTCAATGGATCGCTGGTATTTTGTGGGCCTTCTCTGTGGCCCAATACGGAGGTAAAGACAAACGGTATTCGCGGTACTCACCGAAATCCATAAAATGAACATGTGcaaaaaattcccatacatTAGACTacatacctatgtacataCTACATGACTCAGGTATATAATCAAACGGCCTTACACTTCCggtgtttttcttcttctcacacAGACCATTTACACAAGAGAGGCACGACTCCGGTAAAGTGGAAGTTGTCCATTATGGTGGAGATATAACTTGATTAACACATGCCgataaaatttacaatgtggaatatttctataaaataaccatttaatttttaacaaatgaCGTGTTTAGGTTGCCACCAgatgcttgtttttttttggtctctCTTAACTTTGCAGCCTTGAGGATTGCATAAGATTGTGCGAAGGGGGCTTTCGGTGGCGCCGCCCCGGAGTCCAAAAAATTCCTCAGCACGATCACCCCCACGGCATCTCGCATGCCTTCTTCGCGGTGGCGTCGCGCCTGCATCGCACAGACAACAAAACTTTCACCATGTCGCACATTCTGCACAGCAATGCTCATTAAATACATGTAGCAAATTATGTTTATCTTGCATCGTAATGGTAGGAATAAATTACTGAACGCTGTGTTAATGTTTGTTGGGAAAATGCTATCTTTTCTATTCATATTTTACCGCTAGATGGCGTAAGTTTGCTctatttgtgaagaaattaacATTAGAGGGCGTTTTATGCTTCATTTAGTGATtatacagaatttttttttacggcTCTtgttttttggaataaaaagtGGTTATAGAGTACATAATGCAtgttaatgttaaaaattaagttaaatcactttaatttcatgtttaaaattttttttaatccattttgcagtttatttcaaatttttaattaatttcgtataaaatgtaatgaaacGTACCATGACTCTTCACAGGACAAAACACATTCATACAGAAAGGACTATACCATGACTGCATAATTTCATTCTTACatcccaaaataattttgcatccTCTAAAACACCCAAATCATCACAAAATAATCTCGGTGTAAAATAAAGGTGTAGAAAATGATTTGCAGTAATTATCCATTGAGACTCTCGAACGCATTCCATTGCTTCCAGGCCCCGAGACATGCAGCCGTTGGTTGTGATTTACGCGAGAGGAAGTATCTATCAAAGGATTGTATCAGGAGTAcagttgcaataaaaatgtcaagCAGTGAGGACGTGTGCGGGCTTTGCGTCCGGCCGCTACGTGGTCGAGAAAAGGCCTCTAAGTCGATCCAATGCAAAAAGTGCGCTAGAGGGTATCATGCGAAGTGCTGTGGACTAGAATCTAAGAGATTCACTGAGGTAGTGTCTAAGAAAATCGCGTGGTATTGTGTAAAGTGCAAGAGAATGAGCTCCAGCAGAAACAGCATGGGCCGTGCTCACTCTGTCTCGGACGAAGTACTTCATGAAGCAGCGTCTTCTGCCTCTCCAGAGGATCTCCTCCTTGAGGAGCTGGACACGATGGATGGCCGCCTGAGCCAAGTCAAGGAAAAAGCTAAGAAACTTGAGCTTTCTACTGAAAAAGATGTTCATAGCGAGCCAGAAAAGGGGGAGAAATTGAAGATCATCGGCGAAAAAATCAGTGCGTTGGAGAGGGAGATCGAAAACATCAGAGGCATAGTGAGGGAGCaggaaaaaagaattgtgGAAGTGGTCGATGCATTGATCGAGCAGCGCAGTGATAACGTCAAATTGAGAGCTGAAATTGTATCAGTGAAAATATCGCTCGAGTCGGAAAGACAACGGCAAAGAAAGGGAGCGCTTATCATCTGTGGACTTCCCCAAAACAAACCGGTTGATGCGGAGCAAGTGTATAAAAACATCTgcaaaaaactcaaaattgaTCCCTCATCAGCTTCGGCCCCAACACCAACGTACAAAATCAGCAAGGTGGAGAATAAATCGGTGGGTGAGCAGCGTTTGGAGATGAGCAATTTGGGAATTGAGAGATCGACTctcataatgaaaaaatacagagaggagaggaagaaaaagattGCACTCACTGCTGCCGATGTGATGGAAGGAGGTGACTCAAAGCCTCTGTACATCAATGAGTCCCTCACCGGTTATTATCAATTGCTGTTTAAAATGGCCCGAGACATGAGGAGGAACGGTCAGCTTAAGTTCGTGTGGACTAGTGGGGGAGTACTGTTCGTAAGAAAGGaggaaaaaggcaaaatttttCAGGTCAAACATCAAAATGACCTGGAAAGATTCAAATAGAGGATGCCTACATCTTTCCCACATACATATGTCGACACGCTGCGAAAACTGAACATGCTATAAGGAATCACCAGGAATCATGActtaataaaatgttgcaataattaaaataaagtaaaaaaaaaaatattatagaaaattttgaaaacaaaaataataattaaagtaaaatcattttttttttttaaattcttttttttttaaaacttaaattctcactattaaaatttatatacataaaatgtaatataTAGTCCTATTATAGATAACCATGTATCTCTTGGATATAATAAAccattattcattcattcattcatacTATATCTTTGTATTTAATATGTGGTGTCATTTCACCAAATACAGCAAAAAGACATTATTCCAGAGGGGAATTACCTTCTTTATCGCGGCGCGCGCGAATCTGTGGCGAAGACATGCAGTCAggcaaatggaaaaaaaatggcaaagagAGCTGAACCACCAACACTGGCTGGTGGCTCCCTCCACGAAGCACACGAAGACAGCCCGGTGGTGGTACTAACGGAGTCTTGGCGcgagaaaatatttagttgGGCATTGCATACAGGTGAGTAATCACCTGGTTGGACTTCTTGTGCGTCActtgttgaattttaacgGTGTTTTCGGCTAATCCATCGTGAGTGGGATCACAGAGACAAGAGGCAAGTTAATAGTAAAAAAAGACACTCTCAGAGGTGATACGGCACAGGTGAAGATTATATGTGAGACAGTGGAAGCCAAACAAAGTGTTGCCACTGTTTATCAACGACTCTCCTCTTCATCAATCCTccgtgtggattttttttcagcagtGAATTGTGTGTGCAAACCCCCATAAAAACAGCCAAAGTGATCGAATATCGTCTTTGCAAGTGTGGAATTATATAATTTGTGCCATATATAGAGTAAATAGAAGCCAGAGAGTGCAGTTATTAgagaaatttacttttattataTTCGGCCACATACCAAACTCAACAATCATAACACAACACTGATTGGACGATCGGGGCAATATTGCAGCACAGAGCGACAACTTTTGCCTAAATGATTGCACGTAAGTTCACGGAGAGCATTTCACCATGGTATAAAAGATGGTGCAAAAAAGATTGGGAGGCCCAAATCGATGTGTATGCACGGTGTATTGGTCCCACATACTACTTTTGCGCTCGTGATTTCTTCATGCGGCGACACTCTTACTACATTTCGCTAATTGcgaatctaaataaaaatctctcgCTGTTGTGTGTGATTTCTTTGCGATGTCTTACAAGACGAATGGTATATGGATGCAATTTGATTGGTGAAAAGCAGCATCGTCTAAGAAGTGTGTCAAtgcaatttgattaatttgtagATTTATATGACCTGTGTTATGCACCTCAAGTCCTCAATTGCAGTACAAAAATGGTAAAGATGCAATTCTTTGATGCAGATTGGAATGCAATTATATTGGCTTTTGCGATCTAATCCAACACACAATGCACACACCATTCACTTGGTGGTGCACATCAATCGCATGGACGCATTCCAGCTCTCTTTCTCCTTTTTCCACCAATCTTTTGCCACTTGCTCAATTCAAATAGACTTCCTCATTGATCTGGGAGATACCAAAGTATATACATTTACTTACATTCACGGTGAGTGGATGCAAAGAAAAACTGCACTAGCGCATAAACCGCTTCAGAGACGTTTTTCTGCGTGATTGTCACTTTGTATGTCACAAGGAGTTACGGCACGTTGCGCACGAACGTCGCTTTGCTAATTCCTACGTCCTGCGGCATATTTCGCAGGGAGGTTTGCATTTTATGTGttattataaaattgttttaggaGCAATGAGATCATTAGAGCTGTAAAGAAAGTGATAATGGGAGTGATATGAATGAACCATCGGGGCTATGATCTGGCGTAAGCATATGTAATACGGTCAAAAACACGATGGTGATCATGGTTCAGAAAGCAAGTATTTTGCTTTAAACATATCACCTTCTCAGTTTCTTATGAGCTTCAtttgcataaaagaaaaattgaggacTTTTACAAATAGCTTAGCTTCGTTGCTTGCGGCTACTGACTTGCCAATGAAATTATGATAAAGAAGCTTTGGAGGAAAAAGTTTAATGagctttaattattttattaaaaagattaaaaataagaCGGAATGATGTTTTtggagaaaacatttttaaaataatttcaagatgATTTTAACTAAAATCATTAACTGACCGGTCGTTGATAAtgattcaatcaatttattagaATTAGAGTAgtaatctttttaatttgagaaaaaaaacttttgattgTTTCTTATGCATTTTAATCTAAATGAAGGGCATATAAAGTCAAaaataagagtttttttttacaaaattaacccTGAAATAGTGATGCCCTTTTATGATTATTTCCTAATGTATATTTATGAtacttttttatgctttttatagAGTTTAAAGCCCTGTTGAAGGACACAATTTTTATCCCAAATATAaagctataaaataatttgaaagcgaaataagctttttttatgttcagtCAACTtccaattaaagaaaagttgaaaaagctttttctcatATGACGAAAAGTCGAtcaggaaaatttaatcattttctagATTCATATAGCAAGTAATTTAGTCTTTGttattccttaaaatttcaagagaacatctttataaaaattaatttagcgaTAAAAGctcagaaataataaaaagatattttcaaagttgagcataaaacatttttcttgatCAAATAAGGAATCTCTTCATATAAATTGAGATTTCTGTAAACAATAATGAGTCGTTCTATGAAATTCCAAGAACTTCTTTTGAAAGTTCAGcgttttcaaggatttctaGGCCGCAGAATACGATCCAATCAttccttttcttatttttaattttttttgacaagaaaaagcttctgaattatttaaaaaaagaatttttattgtgtgtttgtctaaagaattcttaatttCTTAGCTGATTTTAAAAGACTCTTAAACGTTTATCAGTGATTGTTCAAAAAGCTAAGCTAAAATAGAAATTCTGATgttaaaataatacaaaaaaaatgttttaaggaCCTGATGATGTAAATAATTGAACTCGAAACGTCGTAAGAAGTATAAAAGtcataataaagaaattgattctgcttataattttccttcataaaaataagtaaaatctCCTTGATTTAGCTTTAGGTAATATGCTAATTCTTAAAGTAACATATCGTTTCTATTCCTTGCTACATGCCAATAAAATACGTACTACACCACATATAAAACATGAAACGCAGCAATTAATAAATAAGGAAttctaaaaaatcaataaaacttgCTAGAATTAATAGGAAATCCAACAAATCAGATTTCTAGagcttttatttcttgaatGTTGTACTTTCTCAAAACTAGCCTGTTTGCTCGATATTGGTAggtatattttcattttcttcacgtATTAATTTTCTAGGAAGTGGTGGAGTGAATAAAATCTGATGCAACTATCTGGAAAGGGGGCTATTTTGCCATCGCTTTGAGCAATATCTTGGTGGCACAGACGACACAATTCTACATTCATGATAATCGTGTTAATTGAATGCTTATAGCGAACTCTGCTAATGATTACCCCTGCGTTACATGAGTCAATTATTGGGAAAAATGTCGCAAGGTAGTATAAACACACAACAATTCAACGCGGCGTgcaaacaatataaaagacatttttataaTACGATTGTGGAGTCACAcctggagagaaaaaaacgagacGTTGatcttttgaagaattttcacctCTTGACACATTATTTGAGTGCATCATCgtctaattaataaataatggaTTTCAAAATGAGCACCGCATGTGATTCCCGCGTTATGCCAATGGGGAGGTGATGTACAGAAAAAAGCCATCGCGCCGTGATGTTGAAGAAGACAATTAGATGTTGTATAATCCAGCGCAACAATGGGGTATCCCGTCAATCGAAAAAACGGAAAGAAAACCCACAAAAGTATCAATTTTGATCCCTCTTTTTGTAATACTACGATTGAGATTCCTATCAAATTATAAACTATTTTGTAGAGACATACGCAGCATGTGTACTTAAAGTTATCTCCTCAAGAGTCAACCAAacagaaatttttatatggaGCCCCTCCAACAAATGGGCATTCTTTATTGTCTATATGCGGCATGGATCATACACGCGGGGAGTTTATGAGGcacatttatgaaaaaatttcaacatttcttTCGCCAGTGACTTTGGAAGAAAGTTTTTGCGTCCATGTCGCACACAACTCATTCAAATTACACCCATAGACGtagcaatttgaattttttttcacctccctGCCCTCCCTTTCTGCCGCTTTATGCGAAGATATTACATGAATGTGCGTAgtatggaaatttattaaatatatacctactcCTATATGAACATCCCAGCGACGTGCATTTGAACCTTTTATTGGGAGTCGCACATTTTCAGCATACAAAAAAACAGACTCACAAGAAGACATTGAAATTATCACCATTTTTTTATGAACCCTCAATTTGTATCTACTCTTCAccaattttctcaagtttaTTTGTAACTCTTTTAGGTGCAGTgtctcataaattttatgaattcattaaaataaagagaattatttttgtattttatgtgTAGTTTGTTTTGGGAGAAAGTGCATTCTTTTTACTTTCCACAGAAAGTCATTTTGCGATCgttaaaatagaaaacttttaaatttataaaggtTAACCGGCTGTTGAAAAGGACGCCATCAGGACGCCATGTTTGTTTGTTTCCTATTAatgtaatgaaatatttgaattatttcggTTTTTTTGATTCATTAAGTGACTCCATTGACtctttatcacattttttggGCCTCCTATCTTGTCTTATTTTTTATCTGACCAgaaataacctcaaaatataGTGAAAGAAAGGTATAGAGAAATATGAATTCCATTCACTCGACCTTTcccgcatttttttcttcctttttttccagtAGTATTTGAACCAAGATGTGGAAGTACGTGTCTGCTCTATTGACTCTGGGCTTGACGTCTCCTGCGGTGAAGGGTGGCCCTCTGGATCCGTTCAGCTGGGCCAGGGCCGATAAATTAAGCATCGACGTAAATCTACCATGGCTGCCATGTAAGTACACCACGCCATCACGCAAAGCATGCATATTTCTGTGCCAAAGTCACAATTATGCTCCCATTTGAATTCATGTCCTTCATCCAAAAGCACTTGCTGCAAGATTGTTAATGAATTCCATCAATATTGTTTTACAATTGCAACTTGTTCGCCGTCATTCTGCAAGACACCACCGCGCGCTAGAAACTAAGTGGCGGTTCCGAGgctgaaatttgaattttttttggcaaacgCGCCCACATTGCAGAATAATCTGTGTGCATGATTATTAATTGCACACTTGACACAAATTAATATTAGAAAATCCACCGTGTTTGTGGATGGCTTTGGGGCTTcgtttgtaatgaaaatttctactaaaatttgtaatttcaataaaattatagttTTAATGTTGTTGCGATTATTTAGCCATGGGGGCTAATTAAGAGTTCAAactaaatgaaatttcagGGTTTACAAAGAAGTGGTTTTATCTCATTTTGcgttttatgcaaaatataaacacagtttattttttaggaGGGTGATTGACCGTGATTTCAAATTCATTgctaaatcaataaaatcaataaattaatatagaTTCAATGTGAAATTGGATTTATTAGGAAGTTTCCAATGAAACAGGTGTCATTGATTTTGATAAGACATCTTGTGAGTTCAAACCTATTTCTAACGTtctcttacaatttttatttcgataaaacttttaagaaattttaggtTATGTGCGTggcttctttttaaaatttaaatccgatttaaacaaattcgatttgtaaagttttcttaactgTTAGAAAAcgatttttgcatatttttcttagaattagTTCAGTAGACTTTTTACAATACTTAATCAAACGTTAATTGGAAGAggattcaaaaattttgacgccatttttcaaaaaaaaattaaaatctttgcaTGAGATTTTTCCTGTTTTGCTTTAAACGGACAATAAAAATCGATTTAAATAgattaatttctaaaattttaatcaaccGAAGGCAATTTTAAcaacttttcattaaaatttatacggcagcaaaaaatgttttatttttatcaaaatggcTTCAATTTGCCACCTGTTTAAAAGTcagttaaaatttgaaaactaaaacttaaatattccaaaaagaaaagaaaaatttgtgcattctgaaaattaaaataataattatttacattaaaaattatctaattaTTTACAATCAGTCACGCTCTTCAGCAACTGACTGTGTTTGAGTTAAAAGCCGCGAATTCCCCTGAAGATTTCACTCTTCGAGACTTTTCCACTGCACACAAaacacatttcattttttccacaaatgaGATTGAAAGCAATTTTGCGAGGAATgctatatttttctttttctccagCTAAAACTATTTTAGAATTCAGCACGACTttgcaataattaaaaagaaaaaaaactatagaaATGGAGAAGCTACTAAATTGAGATTTCTCCGTCTCTTTAAAGGTTTTttagtattaattttttgcacaCTATTTGTGCCACATTGTCAGTCTTGaatctttgaggaaaatatcccGGTAATCATTTGTTCACGACTAATCATTAATCACTTTATATTCATGTTTTGTAGGAGAGCAAATATGGAAGAAAGTATAGTGTTTgccaacaaaatattttcacatttaattagcGAGGTTTTGCAGGGGAGCTCCTTCAAAATCAAGTTCAACTGGAGGTTCATTTctcatgagagaaaaaaatatcaatttatccCGCGAATAGCGGCATGTGTCTTTCCCCAATTTAGTGCCCCATAAATGGGaggttaataaaaatatttgatcgCAATTTTTAATGGCGGCTCATTTGGCGTCCTTCTCTTGTGCGCTTGGCGCGCTGCGTGCAAAAACCACGTGATCGGCTTAACTTTCTCATTAATTGCTCACAGCGCCAAAGCTAAAAAAGACAAGGAGATCGCGCGATGAGGAGCCCCcacaaaaaagtttgaaagatttttgtgaTGATTTGAAATCTCTTTTAAGTCTTTTGCTCGCCCTTTCCATTTCTTTCTCCTctgtcttttaatttaaatttttctagtTGAGAACGAAACAAGGTGCTTCGGAGAAATTGGCTGCCTCAACATCACCCGCGAATGGTACCACCTTATCCACAGACCATTTAATGTGTTCCCACTTCCGAGGAATATCATCAATACACGCTTCTATCTCTACACCCCAAAGAATCCCATCACGTCGCAAAATCTCGTGGCTGAGGATGAGAAAACCATCACTGAGTCGAATTTTAATGCAGATTGGCAGACGAAAATCATCATCCATGGTTTTATCGATACCCCACTATCGAATTGGGTGAgctttctcaaaatttattgtttgaaTCTTAATTAGAATAATGTTTTGAGACGCGTTGAACGTCTTTTCCGTTAGACTTttatatgaataaatttaaaaatatatacacatataaaagtaaagtaaaatatatataaatgcatagataaaaattaaatatagcatggatggaacagtataaagcgaaagaacggtaagtaaaacttacgggctgtgattctttctttgtcagtgaaatgtgaaattgactgaaaattgaggatgggcaaattttgagcaGAGACTTAatcgcgagccgaatcacagccaccgcgctgaaattttgaagaaagtctgaatcgtggagggcgttggctgtgattcggctcacgagtaagtctctgctcaaaatttgcccatcctcaattttcagtcaatttcacatttcactgacaaagaaagaatcacagcccgtaagttttacttaccgttctttcgctttatactgttccatccatgctatatttaatttttatctatgcatttatatatattttactttacttttatatgtgtatatataaaacgccccgcttcgcggggcgttggactaatgcaactcaagatatgacatgttaactttaaaacgcgatatctccggaacggctacatagattttcttcatttttggcatgatgaaagatattatagccaactataacatatcaaaatatgaagcaattctataaagcggtgctcgagatattaatcgaaaactcatcgaaaattttgttttcgattttagcgccacttgcggttattttttgaacttgagaTGTTCCGagaagttgtagggctcattaatatctttcatttgagcccgggttgatcaaaatcggtcaagccgttctcgagttatggccgattttcgatgaaaaattgtggcggccatattggctaaacggtttggccgattttcgaaaatgaggtatcgttgaaaaggtcttgatggcccctacaacatatcaaaatttcagccctctagctataatagtgactgagatatagcgaaaacaaaatttgggggttattcaaaatggcggacggaggggtgggggataaaatttgacatcataatcggatgtcttccagtcgatatatgaactttgccgttgaccgcaagtctctatctattaccgttctcttgtagtttagcaaaaggttccggacggccggacggacggccggccggccggacggaaagatttttggcgcatacgttttttggaatgtagggaccctaattcgtgctcatcccaagtttgggcccgatctgacgactttgcatttttgagtgtacacagaagctgtgcttctttgaagaaagaatcacagctaaaatgtagCATTTTTTCGCTGTTAagactttttcttaaaaataaatttctaagaCATTAAAATGTTTAGCTAATGATAAATGTAAAGATAGCTATCCTTTGATCCTTATGGTTGTCATTCGATTAGAATTTCCAATTCTTGTTCAAATAACTTCCTAACAGAAATTCTTAACGGTTATTGAAATGTTTAGAAAATTCCCCACGAGGGTGCGTGACGTGCAGATAGGGGTACGCCTTGAAAGCGTcctttttgtaattatttgaGCAAATTAAGCGAATGGAGCTAATTAAATCTGCAATTTGCAAAGATAATGCAAAAGGAATGCAAGAATGTGATAGATacataagaaaaacttacgtCTTGGCGCattgttttaaaaaacaaCTTGTTTCTTTTGCGAAGAACACACAAAACAACATATTGAATAAACACCAACGAGCACTTTATGCCTTTTTGGACAATACATTAGCGCCTTAatgaattacataaaaattcgaAAAGACGTTCGAGAAAATTTCATGTTGCTCCGGTGCACGCACGTGGGGGGAGGCCCGCGTATTCTGCGAACTCAGAAGGGGGGCGCGTGCGATTTGTCGTATAAATTAGCGATATAAATGTAATGAGGGTTTTGGTGTCAGTGGGACGCGCAATGCCTGTCCCCAAAGGGAGTCGATGATAAACATATGTGCGCACCTTTTACAGGTCTCAGAGCTGCGAGACGAGCTGATTGCGCGAGGGAATCTCAATGTCATCGTGGTGGACTGGGCCGGGGGGTCCCTGCCCCTTTACACCCAGGTGAGTGATGTTGCTGCTGTTGTTGCCCAACACAGCATGTGTCCACTTTCAGCATCGCAATTCTCTCTCACTCAATTGCAGGCCACCGCCAATACGCGTCTCGTTGGCTTGGAGCTGGCTTACCTGTTGCAGAAGCTGCAAGAGATTTCCGGTTTGCGAATGGTATGCTGCTGACggcaaaagagaaattaattgacaTTTAATTCAACTATTATGTGTACACACAACACACCACTAAACCTCACCAATCTCTGCTACATTTTGCAGGAAGATGTTCATATGATTGGACATTCCTTGGGAGCCCACACAGCAGCTTATGCTGCTGAAAGAATCCCCGGAATTGGCAGGATAACAGGTATGATGTTCCTTCAATTCTTATGCAgcatttagagaattttttcacaccttaaaaagtaaattttttaatattctcctCGCAAAACCTCATTCAtgatttttgttctttatgtTTTTGCAGAAGAGAAAAGAACAATGCATTGCTCAATTTAGCAAACAGATGTTTTgcatttcataattttaattttgcgaataaattaaaattattcaattgtgGGAAAGGTCTGTTGGTTTCTgctctttgatttttctcgtGGTTGTggttttctttgcattttctttgtcagtttcaaaataatttgattttccattATCAGGAATTTTTgctcgcttttttttctctagacAAGTTCtctgcaattaaaataaaataaattcaagaatttattcttctaaaagaattctttcaaaaaaaattctctcgagtcaaaatttaatccattttttgGTTACTTTGGTTTGTTACCCTCTCCAGGTCTCGATCCTGCTGAACCGTACTTCCAGGGAATGGGTCCGTCTGTCCGGTTAGACCCCACGGATGCGCAATTTGTGGATGTCATCCACACGGATGGTCGAAGTTTCTTCCTCCTTGAGATTCCTGGGTATGGGATGTCACAGCCGTGTGGGCATTTGGATTTCTATCCCAACAACGGCAAGGAGCAACCTGGATGTGCTCTATCCCAGGAAGGTGGCACCCTGATTCCCCTCACACTCATCAAAGACGGCATTGAGGAAGCCTCGCGGGTCCTTTTAGCCTGCAACCACGTGCGCGCCATTAAGCTCTTCATCGACAGCATCAACGGGAAGTGTCCGTACGTTGCTCATCGTTGTCCTTCGTACCAGCACTTCCTCGCGGGCAGATGCTTCAAGTGCACAGCTGGAAATTGTGCCTAC from Lutzomyia longipalpis isolate SR_M1_2022 chromosome 1, ASM2433408v1 encodes:
- the LOC129787005 gene encoding pancreatic triacylglycerol lipase-like, which produces MWKYVSALLTLGLTSPAVKGGPLDPFSWARADKLSIDVNLPWLPFENETRCFGEIGCLNITREWYHLIHRPFNVFPLPRNIINTRFYLYTPKNPITSQNLVAEDEKTITESNFNADWQTKIIIHGFIDTPLSNWVSELRDELIARGNLNVIVVDWAGGSLPLYTQATANTRLVGLELAYLLQKLQEISGLRMEDVHMIGHSLGAHTAAYAAERIPGIGRITGLDPAEPYFQGMGPSVRLDPTDAQFVDVIHTDGRSFFLLEIPGYGMSQPCGHLDFYPNNGKEQPGCALSQEGGTLIPLTLIKDGIEEASRVLLACNHVRAIKLFIDSINGKCPYVAHRCPSYQHFLAGRCFKCTAGNCAYMGYHASMPVIGHQNSSENDIASDVNEPMAPQPGKYFLATGKDFPFCQRHYRFTIELAKPRDAESWVQGYLTAAIFSDRGAVRGVDLTPRGTARLEHGTTYQVVVTNPHDLGDRIRKVELNWTHEMNVLQPRSLCLLFWCNDHLYVKSITVEIMQMPSRGKRNSGSSNKLCAPKKEYADIANRGMSIFYDNCKT